GGGCCTCGACCAGGTGATGCGGCTCGCGGGCATCGCGGCGGTGGCGGGCACGGACGTGGACGCGCTCGCGGCCGCCCTGATCAAGGGTGCCGAGCGCGTGGGGCACGACGACGACGCCGCCGTGCTGGTGGTCGGCCTCGACGGGCCGGACGCTCAGCCATAGGGCCGCAGGGCCCCGCTCCCACCTCGCCGTCGCGGCGGCCTCGGTGTCTCATGGCTGCTGTGGTGGGTAGCCAGGATCTGCGTACGCCGGTCGTCGTCGCTCTGCAGACGCTGGCCGTCGCCGCCTGCTACTACGTCTCGGGGCAGCTGGGCCTGCTGCGGGAACTGGTCGTCGAGGGCTCGGTCGTCACCCCCATCTGGCCTCCCACCGGCGTCTCGGTCGCCTTCTTGCTGATCTTCGGGCTGCGCTGCTGGCCGGGGATCGCCCTGGGCGCCTTCTTCGTCATCCTGTCCCTCACGTCCCTGAACGCCTCGGCGTTCGGCGTCCTGGCGGGCAACACGGTCGCACCCGTCGTGGGGTACCTGCTGCTGCGCCGGGCCGGTTTCCGTACCGATCTGGCACGGCTGCGGGACGGTCTCGCCCTGGTGTTCCTGGGGGCGTTCACCGCCATGCTGATCAGCTCGACCGTGGGCGCCGGACTCCTGCTCGTCACGGGCAAGCTCGACTGGGCGAGCTTCTGGGCCGTGTGGCTGGCCTGGTGGGTGGGTGACGCGATGGGCGTGCTGATCGTCGCCCCGGTGCTGCTCCTGATGTCCCGCGTCCGCCCGCCGCTGCGCCTGTCGCGCTGGAAGGAGGCCTCGGGCCTGGCGCTCATCATCTGC
This region of Streptomyces caelestis genomic DNA includes:
- a CDS encoding MASE1 domain-containing protein, whose translation is MAAVVGSQDLRTPVVVALQTLAVAACYYVSGQLGLLRELVVEGSVVTPIWPPTGVSVAFLLIFGLRCWPGIALGAFFVILSLTSLNASAFGVLAGNTVAPVVGYLLLRRAGFRTDLARLRDGLALVFLGAFTAMLISSTVGAGLLLVTGKLDWASFWAVWLAWWVGDAMGVLIVAPVLLLMSRVRPPLRLSRWKEASGLALIICCVVPLAAHSSVSLLFLVYPLLIWAALRFQLAGSMLCALFASITATVAATDRSGPFERLTRVEVMIKLQAFNGAMALTALILSAVITEQINTRRSVERACQELVEVLEHLTAGESADGRAPLEDGGPRRQDE